The proteins below are encoded in one region of Clostridium pasteurianum DSM 525 = ATCC 6013:
- a CDS encoding Uma2 family endonuclease: MAIPVKKEKYTYGDYLNWSENETWEIIDGVPYLMSPAPSRIHQEIIGELFLQIGNYLRGKSCKVYVAPFDVVLIEKNEKEEDSMNVVQPDITIVCDKEKLDDKGCKGSPDMVIEVVSPSTVSQDYVKKLNLYEKYGIKEYWIVNHKNNNIFVYTLDNNGQYSEVQVYNIKDAISVGIFDKLVIDLKQIFMESD; this comes from the coding sequence ATGGCTATACCAGTAAAAAAAGAAAAATATACTTATGGTGATTACTTAAATTGGTCAGAAAATGAAACTTGGGAGATAATTGACGGCGTGCCTTATTTAATGAGTCCGGCACCATCTAGAATACATCAAGAGATTATAGGAGAGCTTTTTTTACAGATTGGAAATTATCTTAGGGGAAAAAGTTGTAAGGTTTACGTTGCTCCATTTGATGTAGTGTTAATTGAAAAAAATGAAAAAGAAGAAGACTCTATGAATGTTGTTCAGCCTGATATTACTATAGTATGTGATAAAGAAAAACTTGATGATAAAGGCTGTAAAGGCAGTCCAGACATGGTTATTGAGGTTGTATCTCCATCTACGGTTTCACAAGATTATGTAAAAAAGTTAAATTTATATGAAAAGTATGGCATAAAAGAATATTGGATAGTAAATCACAAAAATAATAATATTTTCGTTTATACATTAGATAACAATGGACAATATTCTGAAGTGCAAGTTTATAATATTAAAGATGCAATTTCAGTAGGTATTTTTGATAAATTAGTTATAGATTTAAAACAAATATTTATGGAGAGTGACTAG
- a CDS encoding IS1096 element passenger TnpR family protein translates to MIINCTKKLQDELKINTTLSEVEDPLFSWHANVIKINRRKAVVLVNDASCYSVILYGLKVKDFKNISSLIVDGIYRTFVDDGINPEIISNYLQDAGEIVFSKTQNRTLVSRMNKGCEAAEVYSNFIVENSIIQTYLAKKVYGFIYVHCKSGTKHPNEIFYEELEKRYEISSIMCKAIKIKVKLDLEKFHIWRSVIVPLNYTFGEFHKVMQKLFDWKDYHLHDFLVYEGDEPIINIVGSKEDFEYQMDTPMVMESKVKLSDYLPKYKKLKYRYDYGDNWQHIIKVKDVIFDYDKNYSCCLEGSGDRPPEDVGGEQGYEEFVEIMSNPMHEEYESMKQWGDSQDYKRFDIDMVNRELENLW, encoded by the coding sequence ATGATAATAAACTGTACAAAAAAGTTGCAAGATGAATTAAAAATCAATACTACTCTTTCAGAGGTAGAAGACCCTTTATTTTCCTGGCACGCAAATGTTATAAAGATCAATAGAAGAAAAGCAGTTGTGCTTGTGAATGATGCAAGCTGTTATTCCGTTATATTATATGGTTTAAAGGTAAAAGATTTTAAAAATATATCTTCACTTATTGTAGATGGGATTTATAGGACTTTTGTAGATGATGGAATTAATCCGGAGATTATTTCAAATTATTTACAAGATGCAGGGGAAATAGTTTTCTCTAAAACGCAAAATAGAACTCTCGTTTCACGGATGAATAAAGGCTGCGAGGCTGCAGAAGTATATTCTAATTTTATTGTGGAAAACAGCATTATTCAGACCTATTTAGCTAAAAAAGTATATGGTTTTATTTATGTTCATTGTAAAAGCGGAACTAAACATCCAAATGAAATATTTTATGAAGAATTAGAAAAAAGATATGAAATTTCCAGTATTATGTGTAAGGCAATAAAAATAAAAGTAAAATTAGATCTAGAAAAATTTCATATATGGAGAAGTGTAATTGTCCCTCTTAATTATACCTTTGGAGAATTTCATAAAGTAATGCAAAAACTGTTTGATTGGAAAGATTATCACCTGCATGATTTTCTAGTTTACGAAGGAGATGAACCAATCATAAATATTGTTGGAAGTAAAGAAGACTTTGAATATCAAATGGATACTCCTATGGTTATGGAAAGTAAAGTAAAGCTTTCAGATTATCTTCCTAAATACAAAAAACTGAAATACAGATATGACTACGGAGATAATTGGCAGCATATCATCAAAGTTAAGGATGTTATTTTTGACTATGATAAGAATTATTCTTGTTGTTTGGAGGGAAGTGGAGATAGACCTCCAGAAGATGTAGGCGGAGAACAGGGATATGAAGAGTTTGTAGAAATTATGAGCAATCCTATGCATGAAGAATATGAGAGTATGAAACAATGGGGAGACAGTCAGGATTACAAAAGATTTGATATTGATATGGTTAATAGAGAATTAGAGAATTTGTGGTAG
- a CDS encoding TerB N-terminal domain-containing protein: MLAKRSKTVCYILALFFGIFGAHLFYAKKYKRAILYLIFCWTYIPLFLGWIDMFFIHKWFEDNETKENDSYKNKKYTRNNKLIEAADINTLDKEIIYNVSREREYSIIQDDVINTLKINSINFQELDKTTANDFDEGIKRFINIINNIKEQKINNGNGILKDIRNTNIKTKEMPNINTPQKSVSLNKKFNFLKNISLISENIFYKIDDIIIPKYSNLKTPEYILKSLEKIKNPNRESHYDITVQINFSTSGIEFVKDSLKYKNKRAIKCEFKPLFEYWTTFESLDNEQKRWYFFWRERVLNGEYPNTDLSYIILFTYELLNYSFNEDAAFNVSMLSRLYDNYKETQPKLKNYLPRWISDFLIELGEEELSKEWYVSDKKYDYLYKNMQHSKNRLEKISYQIWKPYIQNYRETKFFQSYKYKIYNTFKASIALLKDLYYKESIDLFEEWFQEEEIIEKRYLFSSAIIGRDVMEFETKVLHHTVTKKMYDQITALFRISENVTREINGENRKIKVEDNILPNDFEKLLMNKIQTHNTKGSNIKDRFKLVKEADTVSKNISIPKPEKEKKSIPDFVFDIDKINKLNKESENLQNIFREKGYEEESNDEFITESTREEVKIKDNNIQSKVDTHSNFEKLLSIEENEDEEEFINSLNDSEIRFLASFENLKKNVTEANNYFREQGMMAGTFINNINEKANNYLEDTIIELNNDNYEIYEDFEDIVKLIKERMN; the protein is encoded by the coding sequence TTGCTTGCTAAAAGGTCAAAGACTGTATGTTACATACTGGCATTATTTTTTGGTATATTTGGAGCACATTTGTTTTATGCAAAAAAGTATAAAAGGGCAATTTTATATTTAATATTTTGCTGGACTTATATTCCTTTATTTTTGGGCTGGATTGATATGTTTTTTATACATAAGTGGTTTGAAGATAATGAAACTAAGGAAAATGATTCTTACAAAAATAAAAAATACACTAGAAATAATAAATTAATAGAGGCTGCTGACATTAATACTTTAGATAAAGAGATTATATATAATGTAAGTAGAGAAAGAGAATATAGTATTATTCAAGATGATGTAATTAATACCCTCAAAATAAATAGTATTAATTTTCAAGAGTTAGATAAAACTACAGCAAATGATTTTGATGAAGGTATAAAAAGATTTATTAATATAATAAATAATATTAAAGAGCAAAAAATAAATAATGGTAATGGTATTTTAAAGGATATTAGAAATACTAATATAAAAACTAAAGAAATGCCTAATATTAACACACCACAAAAATCCGTTTCTTTGAATAAAAAATTTAATTTTTTGAAAAATATAAGTTTAATTTCAGAAAATATATTTTATAAAATTGACGATATAATCATACCTAAATATTCTAATTTAAAAACACCTGAGTATATACTAAAATCTTTAGAAAAAATTAAAAATCCTAATAGAGAATCACATTATGACATTACAGTACAAATAAATTTCTCTACAAGTGGTATTGAATTTGTAAAGGATTCTTTAAAATATAAAAATAAAAGGGCGATTAAGTGTGAATTTAAGCCTCTTTTTGAATATTGGACGACATTTGAATCTTTAGACAATGAACAAAAAAGGTGGTATTTTTTTTGGAGGGAAAGAGTTTTAAATGGAGAATATCCAAATACAGATTTAAGCTATATAATACTATTTACTTATGAACTTTTAAATTATAGCTTTAATGAAGATGCAGCTTTTAATGTTAGCATGTTATCAAGATTATACGATAATTATAAGGAAACTCAACCTAAATTAAAAAATTATCTTCCTCGCTGGATTAGTGATTTTTTAATTGAACTTGGAGAAGAAGAATTATCAAAAGAATGGTATGTGAGTGATAAAAAATATGATTATTTATATAAAAATATGCAGCATAGTAAAAATAGGCTAGAAAAGATATCTTATCAAATTTGGAAACCATATATACAAAATTATAGAGAAACTAAATTTTTTCAATCATATAAATATAAAATTTATAATACCTTTAAAGCTAGTATTGCTTTATTAAAAGACCTTTATTATAAAGAAAGCATTGATTTATTTGAAGAATGGTTTCAGGAAGAAGAGATTATAGAAAAGAGGTATTTATTTTCAAGTGCAATTATAGGAAGAGATGTAATGGAGTTTGAGACTAAGGTACTACATCATACAGTAACAAAGAAAATGTATGATCAAATTACTGCTTTATTTCGTATCAGTGAAAATGTTACACGTGAAATAAATGGCGAGAATAGGAAAATTAAAGTGGAAGATAATATTTTACCAAATGATTTTGAAAAATTGTTAATGAATAAAATCCAGACACATAATACTAAGGGCAGCAATATTAAAGATAGATTTAAGTTAGTAAAAGAAGCTGATACAGTATCTAAAAATATAAGCATTCCTAAACCAGAAAAAGAAAAAAAGAGCATACCAGATTTTGTTTTTGATATAGATAAAATTAATAAATTGAATAAGGAAAGTGAAAATCTGCAGAATATATTTAGAGAAAAAGGTTACGAAGAAGAGTCAAATGATGAATTTATTACAGAATCAACAAGGGAAGAAGTGAAAATTAAAGATAACAATATACAAAGTAAAGTTGATACTCATAGTAATTTTGAAAAACTATTAAGTATTGAAGAAAATGAAGATGAAGAAGAATTTATAAACTCTCTTAATGATAGTGAAATTAGATTTCTGGCATCTTTTGAAAACTTAAAGAAAAATGTAACTGAAGCAAATAATTATTTTAGAGAACAAGGCATGATGGCAGGAACATTTATAAATAATATTAACGAAAAGGCAAATAATTATCTTGAGGATACTATAATAGAATTGAATAACGATAATTAT
- a CDS encoding UPF0158 family protein, whose amino-acid sequence MKSVNYSLDNDKISNKLLNALSGKGAFRRFKDAVIRFNVEKKWYKFKDDKFKKIALDWCSDNGLEIYRL is encoded by the coding sequence TTGAAAAGTGTAAACTATTCCTTAGATAATGATAAAATATCCAATAAACTATTAAATGCATTAAGTGGAAAGGGAGCTTTTAGGAGATTTAAGGATGCAGTCATAAGATTTAACGTAGAAAAGAAATGGTACAAATTTAAGGATGATAAATTCAAGAAAATTGCATTAGATTGGTGTAGTGATAATGGATTAGAAATATATAGATTATAA